One segment of Anguilla anguilla isolate fAngAng1 chromosome 1, fAngAng1.pri, whole genome shotgun sequence DNA contains the following:
- the LOC118231967 gene encoding uncharacterized protein LOC118231967 isoform X1, whose amino-acid sequence MAYCCVPRCTSYQRRECDQGLSFHRFPSNPDTRRQWIAKIRRDVGPYFQITDNTKVCSKHFPKDCILRSLTGLNKLKNGSVPSLFTWCQPKTRRTIQRFQSATGDFGEEEEEVDISNLHEEEKSLPVLGALCDHDYEEETLSVEEQLDAAQREIARLQEENETLRSEQFHLQRFQCEPKLIMFYTGFKDYDTLKAVFLALKPTSESMVRWSQMQRLNHTEEHIVKAGFHAQHLCLFDQFFLFLCRVRQGFFTMDLSVRFKVSQATVSRTCITWGNYLFFMLGTLPVWPSREAIDELMPPLFKNTFPKARVVLDCTEIHIQTASSKVLNTVTYSHYKGTTTLKSLIGITPSGSICLVSNLYTGSISDKEITKESGILSLLQPGDEVIADKGFLIRDLLTDINVKLVIPTFLGPSGQFSKAEITHTQEIARLRIHVERAIRRIKEYHIFDSVIPLSLCGSVNQLWTVCALLTNFQGPLF is encoded by the exons ATGGCATATTGTTGTGTACCACGCTGTACGTCGTATCAAAGGCGAGAATGTGATCAAGGCTTGTCTTTCCATCGATTTCCGAGTAACCCGGACACCCGTCGCCAGTGGATTGCCAAGATAAGGAGAGATGTTGGACCTTATTTTCAG atcacagacaacacaaaagtGTGCTCCAAACACTTTCCCAAGGACTGCATATTAAGATCGCTTACCggtttgaacaaactgaaaaacgggAGTGTGCCGTCTTTGTTTACATGGTGTCAGCCCAAGACCAGAAGGACAATTCAACGCTTCCAGAG TGCGACTGGTGACTttggtgaggaagaggaagaagtggACATTTCAAATCTGCATGAGGAAGAAAAGTCATTACCA GTTTTGGGGGCATTATGCGATCATGACTATGAGGAGGAGACCCTGTCTGTGGAAGAACAGCTTGATGCAGCACAGAGGGAGATTGCTCGTCTGCAGGAAGAAAATGAAACCCTGAGAAGTGAGCAGTTTCATCTCCAACGCTTCCAATGTGAGCCCAAGTTGATCATGTTTTACACAGGATTTAAAGATTATGACACCCTCAAAGCAGTCTTCCTAGCTCTAAAACCTACATCAGAGTCTATGGTTAGATGGAGTCAAATGCAAAGGCTAAATCACACAGAAGAACACATTGTGAAAGCTGGGTTCCATGCACAACACCTATGCCTCTTCGACCAGTTCTTCCTGTTCCTTTGTCGTGTGCGGCAGGGGTTTTTCACTATGGATTTATCTGTGCGGTTTAAGGTATCACAAGCCACAGTCAGCAGGACTTGTATAACATGGGGCAACTACCTGTTCTTTATGCTTGGCACACTACCAGTATGGCCAAGTAGAGAGGCTATAGATGAACTGATGCCACCactctttaaaaatacattccccAAAGCACGGGTGGTGCTAGACTGTACTGAGATCCACATCCAAACTGCAAGCTCAAAGGTTCTGAACACGGTCACATACTCCCATTACAAAGGTACCACAACGCTAAAGTCACTGATTGGCATTACTCCTTCTGGGTCAATTTGCCTAGTCAGCAACCTGTACACAGGCTCCATCTCGGATAAGGAAATTACCAAAGAGTCCGGCATTCTGAGCCTCCTGCAACCAGGTGACGAGGTCATTGCAGATAAAGGGTTTCTTATCAGAGACCTCCTCACTGACATAAATGTCAAACTTGTAATCCCAACATTCTTGGGGCCAAGTGGGCAGTTCAGTAAAGcagaaattacacacacacaagagattGCTCGCTTAAGGATCCACGTAGAGAGGGCAATCAGGCGCATCAAAGAATACCATATATTTGACAGTGTCATACCCCTTTCACTGTGTGGTTCAGTTAACCAGCTATGGACTGTTTGTGCTCTGCTTACCAACTTTCAGGGACCTCTCTTTTAA
- the LOC118231967 gene encoding THAP domain-containing protein 2-like isoform X2: protein MAYCCVPRCTSYQRRECDQGLSFHRFPSNPDTRRQWIAKIRRDVGPYFQITDNTKVCSKHFPKDCILRSLTGLNKLKNGSVPSLFTWCQPKTRRTIQRFQSATGDFGEEEEEVDISNLHEEEKSLPVLGALCDHDYEEETLSVEEQLDAAQREIARLQEENETLRMDFVSSG, encoded by the exons ATGGCATATTGTTGTGTACCACGCTGTACGTCGTATCAAAGGCGAGAATGTGATCAAGGCTTGTCTTTCCATCGATTTCCGAGTAACCCGGACACCCGTCGCCAGTGGATTGCCAAGATAAGGAGAGATGTTGGACCTTATTTTCAG atcacagacaacacaaaagtGTGCTCCAAACACTTTCCCAAGGACTGCATATTAAGATCGCTTACCggtttgaacaaactgaaaaacgggAGTGTGCCGTCTTTGTTTACATGGTGTCAGCCCAAGACCAGAAGGACAATTCAACGCTTCCAGAG TGCGACTGGTGACTttggtgaggaagaggaagaagtggACATTTCAAATCTGCATGAGGAAGAAAAGTCATTACCA GTTTTGGGGGCATTATGCGATCATGACTATGAGGAGGAGACCCTGTCTGTGGAAGAACAGCTTGATGCAGCACAGAGGGAGATTGCTCGTCTGCAGGAAGAAAATGAAACCCTGAGAA TGGATTTTGTAAGTTCTGGATAA
- the si:dkey-248g15.3 gene encoding oleosin-B3, whose product MSDKEECKKDKCSSKSKSGSDSDSSDGEKGKGHKKHGQKGKGHCGKGGEHGKGEHGKGEHGKKGEHGKGGHCGGK is encoded by the exons ATGTCTGACAAAGAAG AATGTAAGAAG GACAAATGTTCTTCAAAATCAAAATCCGGATCTGACTCTGAT AGCTCTGATGGTGAAAAAGGAAAG GGCCATAAAAAACATGGACAGAAGGGGAAAGGACATTGTGGAAAAGGGGGAGAACATGGGAAAGGAGAACATGGGAAAGGAGAACATGGAAAAAAGGGAGAACACGGAAAAGGAGGACACTGTGGAGGAAAGTGA